One region of Desmodus rotundus isolate HL8 chromosome 11, HLdesRot8A.1, whole genome shotgun sequence genomic DNA includes:
- the LY6G6C gene encoding LOW QUALITY PROTEIN: lymphocyte antigen 6 complex locus protein G6c (The sequence of the model RefSeq protein was modified relative to this genomic sequence to represent the inferred CDS: substituted 2 bases at 2 genomic stop codons) has protein sequence MEGLLLLTSSPWLCWVSAPSHCQSCCKVPVLGSVDQXYCPPKPGCKCLTTNAYLGKTWAFSSLHCGTTEETPSTKPTTCCDKGKSYSPAPRPATALGLVLLTSXAGLGLCLLH, from the exons ATGGAAGGCCTTCTGCTGCTCACCTCATCTCCTTGGCTCTGCTGGGTCTCAG CTCCCTCTCACTGCCAGTCCTGCTGCAAggttcctgtcctgggcagtgtgGACCAGTAGTACTGTCCCCCGAAACCAGGGTGCAAATGCCTAACAACAAATGCGTACCT AGGCAAGACGTGGGCTTTCTCCAGCCTCCACTGCGGCACCACTGAAGAGACACCTTCAACCAAACCCACCACCTGCTGTGACAAGGGCAAGAGCTATAGCCCAGCCCCTCGGCCCGCCACAGCTCTGGGCCTGGTCCTCCTCACCTCCTAGGCTGGCCTCGGCCTCTGTCTGCTGCACTGA
- the MPIG6B gene encoding megakaryocyte and platelet inhibitory receptor G6b isoform X2: MALVLQLLPLLLWRAQRAAVGALEGRPGDRVNLSCEGISHPTRWAWAPSFPACKGLSKGRRPILLASASRTPTVSPVQHFAGRLRVLDPDMRRLELLLSAGDSGTFICRGRPEAESRTVLQVLGDGAYCRAPGPSQGSVYPQLLIPLLGAGLVLGLGALGVVWWQRRHSPPHPPGPLPSFALSPPHSSTSKSRAPAASKGGGAQDCRRHGRGAEPAVCRPGSYGPQKAPPVVAGGPC, from the exons ATGGCCCTAGTTCTgcagctgctgccgctgctgctgtgGAGGGCCCAACGGGCCGCCGTGG GTGCCTTGGAGGGCCGCCCGGGCGACCGGGTGAATCTGTCCTGCGAAGGGATCTCGCATCCCACCCGCTGGGCCTGGGCGCCCAGCTTCCCAGCCTGCAAGGGCCTGTCCAAAGGACGCCGCCCGATCCTCTTGGCCTCTGCGAGCAGGACCCCCACGGTGTCTCCAGTCCAGCACTTTGCTGGCCGCCTAAGAGTCCTGGACCCTGATATGCGGCGGCTAGAGCTGCTCCTGAGCGCGGGGGACTCGGGCACATTTATCTGCAGGGGCCGCCCCGAGGCCGAGAGCCGTACAGTGCTTCAAGTTTTGGGGGACGGGGCCTATTGCAGGGCTCCGGGGCCTAGCCAGG GGTCCGTGTATCCCCAGCTGCTGATCCCACTGCTGGGCGCTGGGCTGGTGCTGGGCCTCGGAGCGCTGGGCGTGGTCTGGTGGCAGCGCCG GCACTCACCCCCGCACCCACCTGGACCCCTCCCCAGCTTTG CTCTATCCCCCCCGCATAGTTCCACTAGTAAAAGCCGAGCCCCAGCGGCCAGTAAAGGAGGAGGAGCCCAAGACTGCAGGCGACACGGACGAGGAGCAG AACCTGCTGTATGCAGACCTGGATCATACGGCCCTCAGAAGGCCCCGCCAGTTGTCGCCGGGGGTCCCTGCTGA
- the MPIG6B gene encoding megakaryocyte and platelet inhibitory receptor G6b isoform X1, giving the protein MALVLQLLPLLLWRAQRAAVGALEGRPGDRVNLSCEGISHPTRWAWAPSFPACKGLSKGRRPILLASASRTPTVSPVQHFAGRLRVLDPDMRRLELLLSAGDSGTFICRGRPEAESRTVLQVLGDGAYCRAPGPSQGSVYPQLLIPLLGAGLVLGLGALGVVWWQRRHSPPHPPGPLPSFVPLVKAEPQRPVKEEEPKTAGDTDEEQNLLYADLDHTALRRPRQLSPGVPADSSTIYAVVV; this is encoded by the exons ATGGCCCTAGTTCTgcagctgctgccgctgctgctgtgGAGGGCCCAACGGGCCGCCGTGG GTGCCTTGGAGGGCCGCCCGGGCGACCGGGTGAATCTGTCCTGCGAAGGGATCTCGCATCCCACCCGCTGGGCCTGGGCGCCCAGCTTCCCAGCCTGCAAGGGCCTGTCCAAAGGACGCCGCCCGATCCTCTTGGCCTCTGCGAGCAGGACCCCCACGGTGTCTCCAGTCCAGCACTTTGCTGGCCGCCTAAGAGTCCTGGACCCTGATATGCGGCGGCTAGAGCTGCTCCTGAGCGCGGGGGACTCGGGCACATTTATCTGCAGGGGCCGCCCCGAGGCCGAGAGCCGTACAGTGCTTCAAGTTTTGGGGGACGGGGCCTATTGCAGGGCTCCGGGGCCTAGCCAGG GGTCCGTGTATCCCCAGCTGCTGATCCCACTGCTGGGCGCTGGGCTGGTGCTGGGCCTCGGAGCGCTGGGCGTGGTCTGGTGGCAGCGCCG GCACTCACCCCCGCACCCACCTGGACCCCTCCCCAGCTTTG TTCCACTAGTAAAAGCCGAGCCCCAGCGGCCAGTAAAGGAGGAGGAGCCCAAGACTGCAGGCGACACGGACGAGGAGCAG AACCTGCTGTATGCAGACCTGGATCATACGGCCCTCAGAAGGCCCCGCCAGTTGTCGCCGGGGGTCCCTGCTGATTCCTCCACCATCTATGCGGTTGTAGTGTGA
- the DDAH2 gene encoding putative hydrolase DDAH2, with translation MGTSGEGLGRCSHALIRGVPESLASGEGAGAGVPALDLAKAQREHGVLGGKLRQRLGLQLLELPPEESLPLGTLLGDTAVIQGDTALITRPWSPARRPEVDGVRKALQDLGLRIVEMGDENATLDGTDVLFTGREFFVGLSKWTNHRGAEIVADTFRDFAVSTVPVSSPSHLRGFCGMGGPHTVVAGSSDAAQKAVRAMAALTDHPYASLTLPDDAAADCLFLRPGLPGVPPFLLHRGGGDLPNSQEALQKLSDVTLVPVSCSELEKAGAGLSSLCLVLSTRPHS, from the exons ATGGGGACGTCTGGGGAAGGGCTGGGCCGCTGCTCCCATGCCCTGATCCGCGGGGTCCCGGAGAGCCTGGCGTCCGGGGAGGGTGcgggggccggcgtcccggctcTGGACCTGGCTAAAGCACAGAGGGAGCACGGGGTGTTGGGGGGTAAACTGAGGCAGCGATTGGGGCTGCAGCTGCTCGAACTGCCTCCTGAAGAGTCGCTGCCGCTGGGAACATTGCTCGGTGACACCGCTGTGATCCAAGGGGACACAGCCCTAATCACGAGGCCCTGGAGCCCTGCCCGCAGGCCAGAG GTGGATGGAGTTCGCAAAGCCCTTCAGGACCTGGGGCTCCGAATTGTGGAGATGGGGGACGAGAACGCGACGCTGGATGGCACGGATGTTCTCTTCACCG GCCGGGAGTTTTTCGTAGGCCTCTCCAAATGGACCAATCACCGAGGAGCTGAGATAGTGGCGGACACGTTCCGG GACTTCGCGGTCTCCACAGTGCCCGTCTCAAGCCCCTCCCACCTGCGCGGTTTCTGCGGCATGGGGGGACCCCACACCGTGGTGGCGGGTAGCAGCGACGCTGCCCAGAAGGCCGTCAGA GCAATGGCAGCGTTGACGGACCACCCCTATGCCTCCCTGACCCTCCCAGATGATGCAGCCGCTGACTGTCTCTTTCTGCGTCCTGGGTTGCCTGGTGTGCCCCCTTTCCTCCTGCACCGTGGAGGGGGGGACCTGCCCAacagccaggag GCACTGCAGAAGCTCTCTGACGTCACCCTGGTACCTGTGTCCTGCTCAGAACTGGAGAAGGCAGGTGCTGGGCtcagctccctctgcctggtgCTCAGCACACGCCCCCACAGCTGA
- the CLIC1 gene encoding chloride intracellular channel protein 1 isoform X1 — protein MAEEQPQVELFVKAGSDGAKIGNCPFSQRLFMVLWLKGVTFNVTTVDTKRRTETVQKLCPGGQLPFLLYGTEVHTDTNKIEEFLEAELCPPRYPKLAALNPESNTAGLDIFAKFSAYIKNSNPALNDNLEKGLLKALKVLDNYLTSPLPEEVDETSAEDEGISQRKFLDGNELTLADCNLLPKLHIVQVVCKKYRGFSIPEVFRGVHRYLRNAYAREEFASTCPDDEEIELAYEQVAKALK, from the exons ATGGCTGAAGAGCAGCCGCAGGTCGAACTGTTCGTGAAG GCTGGCAGTGATGGGGCCAAGATTGGGAACTGCCCCTTCTCCCAGAGACTGTTCATGGTGCTCTGGCTCAAGGGAGTCACTTTCAACGTCACCACCGTTGACACCAAGAG GCGAACCGAGACGGTGCAGAAGCTGTGCCCAGGAGGGCAGCTCCCGTTCCTGCTGTATGGCACAGAAGTGCACACAGACACCAACAAGATTGAGGAGTTTCTGGAGGCAGAGCTGTGTCCCCCCAG GTACCCCAAGCTGGCAGCTCTGAACCCTGAATCAAACACGGCTGGCCTGGATATATTTGCCAAATTTTCTGCCTACATCAAGAATTCAAACCCAGCACTCAATGATA ATCTGGAGAAGGGGCTCCTGAAAGCCCTGAAAGTTTTAGACAATTACTTGACATCCCCCCTCCCAGAAGAAGTGGATGAGACCAGTGCCGAGGATGAGGGCATCTCTCAGAGGAAGTTTCTGGATGGAAACGAGCTCACTCTGGCTGACTGCAACCTGTTGCCAAAGCTCCACATAGTTCAG gtggtGTGTAAGAAGTACCGTGGGTTCTCCATCCCTGAGGTGTTCCGGGGCGTGCATCGGTACTTGCGCAATGCCTATGCGAGGGAAGAGTTCGCCTCCACCTGTCCGGATGATGAGGAGATCGAGCTGGCCTATGAGCAAGTGGCCAAGGCCCTCAAATAA
- the CLIC1 gene encoding chloride intracellular channel protein 1 isoform X2, whose protein sequence is MVLWLKGVTFNVTTVDTKRRTETVQKLCPGGQLPFLLYGTEVHTDTNKIEEFLEAELCPPRYPKLAALNPESNTAGLDIFAKFSAYIKNSNPALNDNLEKGLLKALKVLDNYLTSPLPEEVDETSAEDEGISQRKFLDGNELTLADCNLLPKLHIVQVVCKKYRGFSIPEVFRGVHRYLRNAYAREEFASTCPDDEEIELAYEQVAKALK, encoded by the exons ATGGTGCTCTGGCTCAAGGGAGTCACTTTCAACGTCACCACCGTTGACACCAAGAG GCGAACCGAGACGGTGCAGAAGCTGTGCCCAGGAGGGCAGCTCCCGTTCCTGCTGTATGGCACAGAAGTGCACACAGACACCAACAAGATTGAGGAGTTTCTGGAGGCAGAGCTGTGTCCCCCCAG GTACCCCAAGCTGGCAGCTCTGAACCCTGAATCAAACACGGCTGGCCTGGATATATTTGCCAAATTTTCTGCCTACATCAAGAATTCAAACCCAGCACTCAATGATA ATCTGGAGAAGGGGCTCCTGAAAGCCCTGAAAGTTTTAGACAATTACTTGACATCCCCCCTCCCAGAAGAAGTGGATGAGACCAGTGCCGAGGATGAGGGCATCTCTCAGAGGAAGTTTCTGGATGGAAACGAGCTCACTCTGGCTGACTGCAACCTGTTGCCAAAGCTCCACATAGTTCAG gtggtGTGTAAGAAGTACCGTGGGTTCTCCATCCCTGAGGTGTTCCGGGGCGTGCATCGGTACTTGCGCAATGCCTATGCGAGGGAAGAGTTCGCCTCCACCTGTCCGGATGATGAGGAGATCGAGCTGGCCTATGAGCAAGTGGCCAAGGCCCTCAAATAA